The proteins below are encoded in one region of Salvelinus alpinus chromosome 27, SLU_Salpinus.1, whole genome shotgun sequence:
- the LOC139556352 gene encoding multifunctional protein CAD-like isoform X1, translating into MATLILEDGTTFKGRLFGANASVSGEVVFQTGMVGYPEALTDPSYRCQILTLTYPLQGNYGIPQDEEGDFGLSKWFESSKIHAAALIVGEVSQNPSHWSSAMSLDQWLKEQGIPGLEGVDTRSLTKKIREKGTMLGKLVVDGTLEANVPFDNPDQRNLVKEVSMKEPLVFNPSGTVRITAVDCGIKYNQIRCLCQRGACVTVVPWDHPLDSTDFDGLFISNGPGDPQFCKETINNLRKVVCVDNPKPVFGICLGHQLLSLVIGAKTYKMKYGNRGHNQPCIHKGTDRCFITSQNHGFAVDPLTLPQGWDVLFTNANDQTSEGIVHNTKHLFSVQFHPEHMAGPTDLVSLFDVFLDTVRDHKEGKSGKPVKQRLTEHLTYPGSPKPEEFVRPRKVLILGSGGLSIGQAGEFDYSGSQAIKALKQENIQTVLINPNIATVQTSKGLADKVYFLPLTPEYVTEVIKNERPDGVLLTFGGQTALNCGVELTKRGVLEKYAVRVLGTPVASIEMTEDRKIFVEKMEEINEHVAPSEAALSVEQAVAAAERLGYPVLVRSAFALGGLGSGFANNSEELTSLVTSAFAHTSQVLVDKSLKGWKEIEYEVVRDAYDNCITVCNMENIDPLGIHTGESIVVAPSQTLNDYEYNMLRDTAIKVIRHLGIVGECNIQYALNPESEQYYIIEVNARLSRSSALASKATGYPLAYVAAKLGLGIPLPVLKNSVTNQTTANFEPSLDYCVVKVPRWDLSKFLRVSTKIGSSMKSVGEVMAIGRSFEEAFQKALRMVDENCVGFDHTIKPVSDEELQTPTDKRIFVLAAALRAGYTVDRLYDLTKIDRWFLHKMKNIADHEKVLESYNQDESTMPLEVMRKAKQLGFSDKQIALAVQSTELAMRKLRRDWSILPVVKQIDTVAAEWPAQTNYLYLTYNGTESDLGFSEPHVMVIGSGVYRIGSSVEFDWCAVRCIMELRKMGYKTIMVNYNPETVSTDYDMCDRLYFDEISFEVVMDIYEMENPEGVILSMGGQLPNNIAMSLHRQQCRILGTSPEFIDSAENRFKFSRMLDTIGISQPLWKELTAIESAMKFCETVGYPCLVRPSYVLSGAAMNVAYTDSDLEKYLSSAVAVSKEYPVVISKFIQEAKEIDVDAVACDGVVMAIAVSEHVENAGVHSGDATLVTPAQDINQKTMERIKMIVHAIGLELQVTGPFNLQLIAKDDQLKVIECNVRVSRSFPFVSKTLGVDLVAVATRVIMGEEVEPVGLMKGVGIVGVKVPQFSFSRLAGADVVLGVEMTSTGEVACFGENRYEAYLKAMLSTGFKIPKKNILLSIGSYKNKSELLPTVQAMESLGYDLYASLGTADFYTEHGVKVMAVDWPFEEEESDCPNKDKQRNILEYLEDHHFDMVINLSMRNSGGRRLSSFVTKGYRTRRMAIDYSVPLIIDIKCTKLFFQALCLVGGFPPVKTHVDCMTSQKLIRLPGLIDVHVHLREPGATHKEDFSSGTAAALAGGVTMVCAMPNTAPAIIDLSSLTMVQKLAKAGCRCDYALYVGAASDNAAVLPSIANSAAGLKMYLNDTYSTLKMDNVSVWMEHFEKWPKHLPIVAHAEKQTVAAILMVAQLYQRAVHICHVAKKEEILIIRVAKQKGIQVTCEVAPHHLFLCEENVADIGDGRAQVRPMLGTREDMEALWEHMDIIDCFATDHAPHSVEEKNSEKPPPGYPGLETMLPLLLTAVSDGRLTVDDIIKRLYDNPRKIFSLPAQDNTYVEVDLEQEWVIPKHMQFTKSKWTPFEGMKVKGKVRRVVLRGEVAYIDGQVLVPPGYGEDVKTWPAPIPTQPPEPVKEVQQTPEHPRLTSPCEGIRTRAPSPRRSAGDGRYMLPPRIHRSSDPGVTPGFRTIHTKWRLDFVAEDSRERALRRAFEEDLKEEMAPAAGDGSSHPPPLARVLSPRAEAGLGVAAGQPQTLTHLQTSPLLHPLVGQHVLSVRQFSKEQISHLFNVAHTLRLMIQKERTLDILKGKVMASMFYEVSTRTSSSFAAAMQRLGGSVVHFCEATSSSQKGESLADSVQTMSCYADVLVLRHPMPGAVESAARHCRKPVINAGDGVGEHPTQALLDVFTIREELGTVNGMTITMVGDLKHGRTVHSLARLLTQYRITLRYVAPKNLHMPSEIIDFVASKGIKQEEFESIEEALPDTDVLYITRIQKERFSSEEEYKACFGQFILTPHIMTGAKRKMVVMHPLPRVNEISAEVDTDPRAAYFRQAENGMYIRMALLATVMGR; encoded by the exons atggcAACCCTGATTTTAGAAGATGGGACCACCTTCAAGGGACGCCTTTTCGGGGCAAATGCGTCGGTGTCTGGTGAAGTTG TGTTCCAGACAGGCATGGTGGGCTACCCAGAGGCCCTGACTGACCCATCCTACAGGTGTCAGATTCTCACCCTCACCTACCCTCTGCAGGGCAACTATGGCATACCCCAGGATGAGGAGGGGGACTTTGGACTCAGCAAG TGGTTTGAGTCTTCTAAGATCCACGCTGCAGCCCTCATCGTCGGGGAGGTCTCCCAGAACCCCAGCCACTGGAGCTCAGCCATGTCTCTGGACCAGTGGCTCAAAGAGCAGGGCATCCCCGGCCTAGAGG GAGTTGACACCCGCAGTCTGACCAAGAAGATCCGTGAGAAGGGAACCATGCTGGGGAAGCTTGTTGTGGACGGAACGCTGGAGGCCAACGTTCCATTTGACAACCCTGACCAGAGGAACCTGGTCAAGGAGGTGTCCATGAAG GAGCCCCTGGTGTTCAACCCCAGTGGTACTGTCAGGATCACAGCAGTAGACTGTGGCATTAAGTACAACCAAATCCGCTGCCTGTGTCAGAGAGGGGCCTGTGTCACTGTGGTGCCCTGGGATCACCCACTGGACAGCACAG ATTTTGATGGGCTATTCATAAGCAATGGCCCTGGGGACCCCCAGTTCTGTAAGGAGACCATAAACAACTTGAGGAAGGTGGTGTGTGTGGATAACCCCAAGCCTGTGTTTGGTATCTGCCTGGGCCACCAGCTTCTCTCCCTTGTcattggagcaaaaacctacaaaATGAA GTATGGAAATCGTGGCCATAACCAGCCCTGCATCCACAAGGGCACGGATCGCTGTTTCATCACGTCTCAGAACCATGGCTTTGCTGTGGACCCTCTCACCCTGCCTCAGGGCTGGGATGTGCTCTTCACCAACGCCAATGACCAGACCAGTGAGGGCATTGTGCACAACACCAAACACCTATTCAG TGTCCAGTTCCACCCAGAGCACATGGCAGGCCCCACtgacctggtcagtctatttGACGTGTTTCTGGACACTGTTAGAGACCACAAGGAGGGCAAGAGTGGCAAACCAG tGAAGCAGAGACTGACGGAGCACCTGACCTACCCTGGGTCTCCCAAGCCGGAAGAGTTTGTTCGGCCACGCAAGGTCCTGATCCTGGGCTCTGGGGGCCTCTCCATCGGACAGGCTGGGGAGTTTGATTACTCTGGCTCTCAG GCCATAAAAGCATTGAAGCAGGAGAACATTCAGACTGTGCTCATCAACCCCAACATTGCCACGGTTCAGACCTCCAAGGGACTGGCTGACAAGGTTTACTTCCTACCTCTCACCCCGGAGTACGTCACTGAG GTGATAAAGAATGAGCGTCCAGACGGGGTCCTCCTGACCTTCGGGGGGCAGACTGCTCTGAATTGCGGGGTGGAGCTGACCAAAAGGGGTGTCCTGGAGAAGTATGCGGTGCGTGTGCTGGGGACGCCAGTGGCCTCCATCGAGATGACTGAGGACAGGAAGATCTTTGTGGAAAAGATGGAGGAGATCAATGAACACGTGGCGCCCAGCGAGGCTGCTCTGTCTGTGGAGCAG GCGGTGGCGGCTGCAGAGCGTCTAGGCTACCCTGTCCTGGTGCGCTCTGCCTTTGCCCTGGGCGGACTGGGCTCTGGCTTCGCCAATAACAGTGAGGAGTTGACCTCTCTGGTGACCTCTGCCTTCGCCCACACCTCCCAGGTCCTAGTGGACAAGTCCCTGAAGGGCTGGAAGGAGATCGAGTATGAAGTGGTCAGAGACGCCTACGACAACTGTATCACC GTATGTAACATGGAGAACATTGATCCTCTGGGTATCCACACTGGGGAGTCGATCGTGGTGGCGCCCAGTCAGACGCTCAACGACTATGAGTACAACATGTTGAGGGACACCGCCATCAAGGTCATCAGACACCTGGGCATCGTGGGAGAGTGTAACATCCAGTATGCCCTCAACCCGGAGTCTGAACAG TACTACATCATTGAGGTGAATGCCCGTCTGTCTCGGAGCTCAGCTCTGGCCAGTAAAGCTACAGGATATCCCCTGGCCTACGTGGCTGCCAAGCTGGGATTGGGCATCCCTCTACCTGTCCTCAA GAACTCGGTGACCAACCAGACCACGGCTAACTTTGAGCCCAGTCTGGACTACTGTGTGGTGAAGGTCCCTCGCTGGGATCTCAGCAAGTTCCTCCGTGTCAGCACCAAGATAGGTAGCTCCATGAAGAGCGTGG GAGAGGTGATGGCCATCGGCCGCAGCTTTGAGGAAGCCTTCCAGAAGGCTCTACGGATGGTGGATGAGAACTGTGTGGGCTTTGACCACACCATCAAACCAGTGTCTGACGAG GAGCTGCAGACTCCGACAGACAAGCGTATATTTGTGCTGGCGGCTGCTCTGAGGGCGGGCTACACAGTGGACCGCCTGTACGACCTGACCAAGATCGACCGCTGGTTCCTCCACAAGATGAAGAACATTGCGGACCATGAGAAGGTGCTGGAGTCGTACAACCAGGACGAGAGCACCATGCCTCTGGAGGTGATGAGGAAAGCCAAGCAGCTGGGCTTCTCAGACAAACAGATCGCCTTGGCTGTGCAGAG CACGGAGCTGGCAATGAGGAAGCTGCGACGTGATTGGAGCATCTTGCCGGTGGTGAAGCAGATCGACACTGTTGCAGCAGAGTGGCCAGCCCAGACCAACTACCTGTACCTGACCTATAACGGTACAGAGAGCGACCTGGGCTTCAGCGAGCCCCATGTAATGGTAATCGGCTCCGGCGTTTACCGCATTGGCAGCAGTGTGGAGTTTGACTGGTGTGCTGTGCGCTGCATCATGGAGCTCAGGAAG ATGGGCTATAAAACCATCATGGTGAACTATAACCCAGAGACTGTCAGCACAGACTACGACATGTGCGACCGCCTCTACTTCGATGAGATCTCCTTTGAG gTTGTTATGGACATCTATGAGATGGAGAACCCAGAGGGAGTGATCCTGTCCATGGGGGGCCAGCTGCCCAACAACATCGCCATGTCCCTCCACAGGCAGCAGTGTCGCATCCTGGGCACCTCCCCGGAGTTCATCGACTCTGCTGAGAACAGGTTCAAGTTTTCCCGCATGCTGGACACCATCGGCATCAGCCAGCCCCTGTGGAAGGAACTCACAGCGATTGAG TCGGCCATGAAGTTCTGTGAGACCGTGGGCTACCCGTGTCTGGTGCGTCCCTCCTACGTTCTGAGCGGAGCAGCCATGAACGTGGCGTACACAGACAGCGACCTGGAGAAGTACCTGAGCAGCGCTGTGGCCGTGTCCAAGGAATACCCTGTGGTAATCTCCAAGTTCATCCAGGAGGCCAAG GAGATAGACGTGGACGCGGTGGCATGTGACGGTGTGGTGATGGCCATTGCCGTGTCAGAGCATGTGGAGAACGCTGGGGTGCACTCTGGGGACGCCACCCTGGTCACGCCCGCCCAGGATATCAACCAGAAGACCATGGAGCGCATCAAGATGATTGTTCACGCCATCGGTCTGGAGCTGCAGGTCACCGGGCCCTTCAACCTGCAACTCATCGCTAAG GATGACCAGCTGAAGGTGATCGAGTGCAACGTCCGAGTCTCCCGCTCCTTCCCGTTCGTCTCGAAGACACTGGGAGTGGATCTGGTCGCCGTGGCAACACGTGTCATCATGGGAGAAGAGGTGGAGCCTGTGGGCCTGATGAAAGGAGTGGGCATCGTGGGTGTCAAG gtccccCAGTTCTCGTTTTCTCGTCTGGCCGGGGCTGATGTGGTTCTGGGGGTAGAGATGACCAGCACTGGGGAGGTGGCCTGCTTTGGAGAGAACAGATACGAGGCCTATCTGAAGGCCATGCTGAGCACAGGCTTCAAGATCCCCAAGAAGAACATTTTGCTCTCCATCGGCAGTTATAAG AACAAGAGTGAGCTACTGCCTACTGTACAGGCTATGGAGAGTCTAGGCTATGATTTGTATGCCAGTCTGGGGACCGCTGACTTCTACACTGAGCATGGAGTCAAG GTGATGGCAGTGGACTGGCCGTTTGAGGAAGAGGAGAGCGACTGCCCCAACAAGGACAAGCAGAGGAACATATTGGAATACTTGGAGGACCACCACTTTGACATGGTCATCAACCTCTCCATGAGGAACTCTGGAGGCCGACGCCTCTCCTCCTTTGTAACCAAAGGTTACCGCACCCGCCGCATGGCCATCGACTACTCAGTCCCCCTCATCATTGACATCAAGTGCACCAAGCTATTTTTCCAG GCGCTGTGTCTGGTTGGAGGCTTTCCGCCCGTCAAGACTCACGTGGACTGTATGACGTCACAGAAGTTGATTCGCTTGCCTG GTCTGATAGATGTGCACGTCCACCTGCGGGAGCCGGGTGCCACTCACAAGGAAGACTTCTCCTCGGGCACAGCGGCTGCCTTAGCAGGGGGAGTCACCATGGTGTGTGCCATGCCCAACACGGCACCCGCCATCATTGACCTCAGCTCTCTCACCATGGTCCAGAAG CTTGCCAAGGCAGGGTGTCGCTGTGACTATGCCCTCTATGTCGGGGCGGCTTCAGACAATGCTGCCGTCTTACCCTCCATCGCCAACTCCGCCGCTGGGCTGAAGATGTATCTGAACGACACCTACTCCACTCTGAAGATGGACAATGTCTCAGTTTGGATGGAG CACTTTGAGAAATGGCCCAAGCACCTACCAATCGTGGCTCACGCAGAGAAGCAGACGGTGGCAGCCATCTTGATGGTGGCCCAGCTCTACCAGAGAGCTGTTCATATCTGCCACGTGGCCAAGAAGGAGGAG ATTCTGATCATCCGTGTGGCCAAGCAGAAAGGCATCCAGGTGACGTGTGAGGTGGCGCCCCATCACCTCTTCCTGTGTGAGGAGAACGTGGCGGACATCGGGGACGGCCGGGCGCAGGTACGCCCCATGCTGGGAACCCGGGAGGACATGGAGGCCCTCTGGGAACACATGGATATCATTGACTGCTTCGCAACCGACCACG CCCCCCATTCAGTGGAGGAGAAGAACTCTGAGAAGCCCCCCCCAGGCTACCCTGGCCTGGAGACCATGCTGCCCCTCCTCCTCACCGCCGTCAGCGACGGGCGCCTCACCGTCGACGATATCATCAAGCGCTTGTACGACAACCCCCGCAAGATCTTCTCCCTGCCCGCACAGGACAACACTTATGTAGAG GTGGACCTGGAGCAGGAGTGGGTCATACCCAAACACATGCAGTTCACCAAGTCCAAGTGGACGCCTTTCGAAGGCATGAAGGTGAAGGGCAAGGTCCGCAGAGTGGTTCTCAGAGGAGAGGTGGCCTACATCGACGGACAGGTGCTGGTCCCTCCTGGTTATGGAGAGGATGTGAAGACTTGGCCTGCACCCATCCCCACCCAGCCCCCTGAGCCGGTGAAAGAAGTCCAACAG ACCCCAGAGCACCCCCGGCTGACCTCGCCATGCGAGGGCATCCGCACCCGCGCCCCGAGCCCTCGCCGCTCCGCTGGGGATGGACGCTACATGCTCCCACCCCGTATCCACAGGTCATCTGACCCAGGCGTTACACCAG GTTTTAGGACAATACACACAAAATGGCGCTTGGATTTCGTTG CTGAAGATTCAAGGGAAAGAGCATTAAGAAGAGCATTTGAAGAAGATTTAAAAGAAG AGATGGCCCCTGCAGCTGGGGATGGCTCTAGCCATCCCCCTCCCCTGGCCAGGGTCCTGTCCCCCCGGGCTGAGGCAGGGTTGGGGGTAGCGGCAGGGCAGCCCCAGACCCTGACCCACCTTCAGACCTCCCCCCTACTGCACCCCCTAGTGGGACAACACGTCCTCTCTGTCAGGCAGTTCAGCAAAGAACAG atttctcacttgtTTAACGTGGCCCATACTCTTCGCCTGATGATTCAGAAAGAGAGAACCCTGGACATCCTGAAG GGTAAGGTGATGGCGTCCATGTTCTACGAGGTCAGCACGCGCACCAGCAGCTCGTTTGCGGCGGCCATGCAGCGTCTGGGCGGCTCTGTGGTCCATTTCTGCGAGGCCACCTCCTCGTCGCAGAAGGGTGAATCTCTGGCCGACTCGGTCCAGACCATGAGCTGCTATGCTGACGTCCTGGTGCTCCGACACCCCATGCCAGGGGCTGTAGAG TCTGCAGCGAGGCATTGTCGGAAGCCAGTGATCAACGCTGGGGACGGGGTCGGGGAGCACCCCACTCAGGCCCTGCTGGATGTGTTTACCATCAGAGAGGAGCTGGGCACGGTCAACGGCATGACG atcACCATGGTAGGAGACCTGAAGCACGGACGCACTGTGCATTCCCTGGCCAGGCTGCTCACCCAGTACAGGATCACTCTGCGCTACGTCGCCCCAAAGAACCTGCACATGCCCTCCGAGATCATCGACTTTGTGGCCTCCAAAGGCATCAAGCAG GAAGAGTTTGAGAGCATCGAGGAGGCACTGCCTGACACTGACGTGCTCTACATTACCAGGATCCAGAAGGAGAGGTTTTCCTCAGAGGAAGAGTACAAAGCG TGCTTCGGTCAGTTCATCCTTACCCCACACATCATGACTGGAGCCAAGAGGAAGATGGTGGTGATGCATCCTCTACCAAGAGTCAATGAGATCAG TGCGGAAGTGGACACAGATCCTCGTGCTGCCTACTTCCGGCAGGCTGAGAACGGCATGTACATCCGCATGGCCCTCCTGGCCACAGTGATGGGTAGAtga